The DNA window CGGGAATTCCTGCACCTTGAGCGCGCGCGGATAAACCAGCAATTCTACGGAACCATTGTAACCGTAAGGCCACCGCAAAAGCCCCATAATCTCAGGTACATTCGCCGAAACCTTATTCAGCATAAAGGAGCCGCGATGCGTCGTTTTCACGAAGCATTCCAACTTGCGCGGAGGCTCCCCCTTCTTGATTTTCACATTTTCCGATTCAAACCCTGTCAGCGTCGGTGGCAAGCGATTCGCACCCAAATTCACACAGTCAATCGTCGAACGGACCGCCAAATAAGCCGTTACCGTTGCCGTTTCGCCTTCGCGCACACGATTCACCGAAACACTTTCGACCGCAATCTTACTCCGCTTCGCCGTCACGAACAGGCTAAAGACAAGCCCCAGGAACAGCAGAAAATCGAGTCCGCCAAAAATCCACGCCGCCCAGAAACCGGGCACCGCACCGGCAAACATCGAAAGCAGAAAAAGCGAAGCCAGCGCGCGGCCCGCCGCGGTAAAGTAATCTTGCCACCAGAAGTATATCGCCATCAGGAGCCCCGTCTTTTTCGGGGCCCGCGGAATCGAGCGAATGAACCAGTGGAAGAATGACATCTATTTCGGCACCGAAACCTGTTTCAAAATGTTCTGCAGAATTTTCTTGCTGGCGTCAGGGTCGCCGCTGTCCTTGGCGAACACGCGGTGTTCCATCACCGGGAAGAACACCCGCTGAATGTCATCGGGATTCACGAAGTCACGACCTTCTACAAAAGCACTTGCCTGCGCCATGCGCACCAGGTTCATGCCCGCACGCGGACTTGCCGCCAGACGCACGCCGCCATCGTTACGCGTCGCCTGCACAAGCGAAATCACATAGCGTTCCAAAGATTCGTCAATATGAATTCGTTGCACCTGGCCGCGTGCCGTCAAGACCTCTCCAGGAACCGTCACAGCACGCACAGAATCAATCGGACGACTGTTGCGATGCGCCCGCAAAATTTCAAGTTCAGTCTCCGCACTCGGATAGCCTACGGAAATACGTACCATAAAACGGTCCATCTGCGCCTCGGGTAGCGGAAACACGCCGTGGAATTCCACCGGGTTTTCGGTCGCAAGCACCATGAAGAGCTCCGGCAGCTTATAGCGTTCGCCTTCTAGCGAAACCTGGCGTTCTTCCATCGCTTCCAAGAGTGCACTCTGCGTACGTGGCGAGGCTCGGTTGATTTCGTCGGCCAACAGCACCTGCGTAAACACAGGCCCCTTTCGGATTTCAAATTCTCCTGTATTCGCCTTGAATACCGCACCGCCCGTCACATCGGCAGGCAACAAATCCGGCGTAAACTGGATTCGCGCGAAG is part of the uncultured Fibrobacter sp. genome and encodes:
- a CDS encoding DUF58 domain-containing protein, with product MSFFHWFIRSIPRAPKKTGLLMAIYFWWQDYFTAAGRALASLFLLSMFAGAVPGFWAAWIFGGLDFLLFLGLVFSLFVTAKRSKIAVESVSVNRVREGETATVTAYLAVRSTIDCVNLGANRLPPTLTGFESENVKIKKGEPPRKLECFVKTTHRGSFMLNKVSANVPEIMGLLRWPYGYNGSVELLVYPRALKVQEFPFLTQGASGMAFAPFLMPSLTRGMNFIGVRPYREGDSLRDLHHKAFARYGKPFTKEFEVERGAGVILLLDTATPNFKSRQYLEHAIRLTAAVGEWLLDREILGRFFIDSEEIALDGGSESRKNLLDALARIPMASLAHGKQPAPWSPAARPMDPVLRIGLYENDEPLVNKHVVVGMLPASTEDKLLVVSPKDFEGEGIVL
- a CDS encoding MoxR family ATPase, with translation MVKDLIHALNGVLLGKSETVELLVMALLADGHVLVEDVPGTGKTTLSKALAAAIGADFARIQFTPDLLPADVTGGAVFKANTGEFEIRKGPVFTQVLLADEINRASPRTQSALLEAMEERQVSLEGERYKLPELFMVLATENPVEFHGVFPLPEAQMDRFMVRISVGYPSAETELEILRAHRNSRPIDSVRAVTVPGEVLTARGQVQRIHIDESLERYVISLVQATRNDGGVRLAASPRAGMNLVRMAQASAFVEGRDFVNPDDIQRVFFPVMEHRVFAKDSGDPDASKKILQNILKQVSVPK